The DNA sequence AGGATGGCGTCGTTCTTCCGCCAGAACTCCAGGAAGCCGTCCACGACTTCCTGCGCCGTCTGCCAGCCCGCCTTGCCGGCCCAGGAGCGGCCCTCCATGAGCCCGGCCAACCCGGCGCCCTCGGCGGCCATTTGCTCCGCGATCTCCAGGACGGCGCCCTCGACGTCCGGGAAGTACTGGTAGAAGGTCGCCGGGGAAGTCCCCGCGCGGCGGGCGACGTCGATGACTTTGACATCCCGGTAGGGGGACGAGCCGAGCATCTCGCTGAGGCAGTCGAGCAGCTTCTGCCGGGTCGCCTGCCCACGCCGGCCGGCCACGCGGCCGTCGACGGTACGCACTTGTCCTGTCATGCCGTCAGCTTACCGACGGGTGATCTGAGCGCTATTCGGCCGAGTGCAAATGGGGTGTGCGGGTTCCCGGAGGCTGGTGTGCCTGGTCTGCGGGGTGCGCGCGACGCGGCTACTTTGGCGGCATGGCCGAAAACAGGGCATCGCAGTACAGCGCCCCGGAGTACCCGGAGGGCACCCCCTGCTGGGTGGACGCGCAGCTTCCGGACGTCGGGGCGGGCCGGCGGTTCTACGGTGAGCTCTTCGGCTGGACCTTCGAGGACCAGCCCCAGGGGACCGTCCGCGCGCTGCGGGACGGGGAACCCGTCGCCTCCCTCGCGCGCAAGACGGACGGCCGGCTGCCCACCGTGTGGACGGTGTCCTTCGCCACCCCGGACGCCGAGGCGCTGTGCCGCCGGATCCGCGCGGGCGGCGGGCAGGTCGTCTCGCCCCCGGCGCCCTTCGGCGACCTGGGCGTCACCGCGCTGGTCACCGACCCCGAGGGGGCCGTGTTCTCCCTCTGGCAGGCCGGGCGGACCCCCGGCTTCGGCCGCCGGCACGAGCCGGGCACCTTCGCCTGGGTGCAGCTCTACACGCGGGACACCGAGACGGCCAACACCTTCTACGGCGGCCTCTTCCACGACGCCCTGTTCGGTCCGGACGCCGACCCGGACTTCGGCCGCGCACCGGTCGGGGAGGTCTTCGCCGCCGAGATGCCGCCGCACTTCCTGGTCCACTTCGCCGCCGAGGACCTCGGGGCCGGCCTGCGGGAGGTGACCCGGCTCGGCGGCCGGGTCCAGGTCCCGCCCTTCGAGACGTCCTACGGCACCGCGGCCGTGGTCACCGACAATCAGGGGGCGTCCTTCGCGCTGCTGCGCCGCTGAACGGGCACGCCGGGCCGGCCACGGACCCACCCGGGCGCCCGTGGTGTCGTATGTAAACCTGGACACCCTATTTGTCGGCCGGTTCGCAACCGGGCGTCCGGACAGGAAGAATCGGGGTGCGTGCCGCCATGGCGGTGCGGTGGTGAGACGCTGCACTTCGGTCGCGTGCACAGGTGGTGGCGCGACTCGTACGGGGAGGTGGCAGGCAAGTGGTGGATCAGCTGACGCAGCACGATCCGCGGCGTATCGGGCCGTTCGAGGTGCTGGGACGGCTGGGAGCCGGCGGCATGGGGCTGGTCTATCTCGCGCGCTCGGCGTCCGGCCGGCGCGTGGCGATCAAGACCGTCAGGACCGAACTGGCCGAGGACCAGCTGTTCCGCGTCCGCTTCACACGCGAGGTGGAGGCGGCGCGCGCGGTCTCCGGCTTCTACACGGCGGCCGTGGTGGACGCCGACCCGCGCGCCGCCGTGCCGTGGCTGGCCACCGCGTACGTGCCCGCGCCCTCCCTCGAGGAGATAGTGAACGAGTGCGGGCCGCTCCCGGCCCAGGCGGTGCGCTGGCTCGCGGCGGGGGTCGCGGAGGCGCTCCAGTCGATCCACGGTGCCGGGCTGGTCCACCGCGACCTGAAGCCCTCCAACGTCCTCGTCGTCGAGGACGGGCCCCGGGTGATCGACTTCGGCATCGCCTCGGGTGTGTCGAACACGCGGCTGACGATGACCAACGTCGCCGTCGGCACCCCCGCCTACATGTCGCCGGAGCAGGCCAAGGACTCCCGCAGCGTCACCGGCGCGAGCGACGTCTTCTCCCTGGGCTCGATGCTGGTCTTCGCCGCCACGGGGCACCCGCCCTTCCACGGCGCCAACCCCGTCGAGACCGTCTTCATGCTGCTGCGCGAGGGCCCGGACCTCGACGGCCTCCCGGACGAGCTGCGCCCGCTGATCGAGGCGTGCATGCAGATGGAGGCCACGGCCCGGCCCAACCCGGCCGACCTCCAGGCACAGCTCGCCCCGCACCTGTTCGGCTCGGGCTCCGACGACAGCGGCACGGCCTCGGCCTGGCTGCCCGAGCGGGCGGTGAGCCTGATCGAGGCGCGCCGCGGCGGCCGTCCGGCGGCCAGGCCCGCGGGAGCCGGCCGCAGCGCCGGCGGCGCCCGCCCCCACGTGCCGCCGCCGCCCCGGCACGACCCCGTCGTCCCGCCCCCGCCGCCGTCGCCGCCCGCGCCCGTGGGCAGCCCCGACACCGGCCCGGTGCGGCTGGCGGGCGCGATGGTGCCCATCGGTCCCGGCCCGCGCGTCGCCGACACGCGCGCGGCCGCCGTCAAGGCACCCCCGGCGACCGCCGCCCTGGCCGCCACCTGGTCCAAGCCCCGCCCCGGCGTCAACGGCGCCGACCCGGCCGTACCGGCTCCGGCCGCGCCGCCGGAGCAGCCCGGCGGCTGGCGCCCGTGGCGCTTCCGCATGTCCAACGACGTCTGGGGCACCCCCTCCGTCGACGGCGACCTCGTCTACGTCACCTCCTTCGAGGTGCACGCCCTCGACGTCGCCACCGGCCGGCGCCGCTTCAAGACCCGGGACGTCGCCTGGTCGATGGCGGTCGCCGACGGCCGTATCCACGCCTCCGACGGGCCCACCCTGTTCGCCCTGGACGCGCGTGAGGGCGGCGACCTGTGGCGGCTTTCCACGGACGCCTGGGTGTACTCCCTCAAGGCCGAGCGCGGCACCGTCGTCACCGGCACGCGCGGCGGCGGCGTCCAGGGGTGGGAGGCGTCCACCGGGCAGAAGCTGTGGGAGGTCACCGGCTGCCAGACCGACTTCGAGTCCCCGGAGGCCGGCCCGGCCCTCCACGACGGCACCGTCTACGTGTGGCAGGACGCCCGGCTGCGCGCCCTGGACGCCCGCACCGGCGACGAGCGCTGGTCGTACCCGATCGGCGACGCCGCCTCCTGCGGCGGTGTCCCGGTCCGCGTCACCCACGCCCCCGACGGCCACGCCTACGTCTGCGCCGGCACCCGCGTCCTCGCCCTGGACATCGCCGGCGGCCATGTGCGCTGGCACTTCGAGGCCCCGGCGGTCTTCCTCGCCCCGCCGGCCTTCGTCCCCGGCCCGGCCGTCACCGGCGGCGGTGTCTACCTCGCCGACTACCTCGGCACGGTCTACGCCCTGGACGCCACCGACGGCCGCGACCGCTGGCGCATCGCCACCGAGGCCCGCTCCTCCGCCGAACCGGTCCTGGTCGCCGCCGGCCACGTCCACGTGGGCAGCGGCAAGGGCCTCTACACGCTGGACGCGGTCACCGGCACGCCCAAGTGGCGCTTCCAGTCCGGCGGCGACATCGTGGGCGCCCCCGCGGTCGCCGAGGGACGCATCCACTTCGGCTCCAGCGACCACCTGCTCTACACCCTGAAGGCGGACGACGGCCGCCTGCGCTGGAAGCTGGCGACCGGCGGCGAGATCACCGGTTCACCGGTGGTGCGGGACGGCGTGGTGTACGCGTGCAGCAAGGACCGCTGTGTGTACGCGCTGGACGCGGAGAAGGGGACGGGCACCGCACGCACCGCTTAGTCAGGGCCTGTCGTTCGGATCATGCCGGCGGCGCGGGGCGCGCGCTGCGGGACGGCCGTCGTGCCGGTGCACGGAAGGGGTGCCGGACGGCGGCCGCCGCTGCGGGGAGCGGCCCGTTCGCCGCTCTCACCGCAGACGCTACGCCGGGTACGCGACGGTCGCCAGGCAGTGACATGCTCGTGACACGAAGATCGCTAGGCTGTCGGGCATGAATTCCCGGGGGAACACACTCAGGCTCACCGCCGTCTCGGCGCTCGTCGTCCTCACCCTCACCGGCTTCTCGACCGGCCGGGGCGGCGGCAGCGGCGGCGGTGACGGGTCGGGCGGCGGCGGAGGGTGCAGCAGCTCCAGCCAGAACCACGACTCGTCGGGCTCCGGCGGCTCGCACAACGACTACGACGATGACGACTACGACGACACGGGCAGCGGCGACGCCGGCGCGGACACCTCGCCGGCCGACCAGGACGCCACGGTGGAACTGGTCGACTGCGCCTCGCCGACGGCCCCGTACGCGACCGTCGAGGTCACCAACCCCAACGCCACCACCGGCTCGTTCACCGTCACCGTGACCTTCCGGGACGCCTCCGGCGCGGAGGTCACCGCCCCCGTGAAGGACGTCCTCGTCCCGGGCAGCGACACGGTGACGGTCCGCGTGGAGATCGGCGACGCCACGGCCGCGAGCCGGGTCGCCGACTGCGACCCGGAACCGTACGCGCCGCCGGCCGTCTGACCCCGGGCCCACCGCTGGGCACCCGCGGACACGCCTCGGCCGCGGCGGCTCCCCCTCCGCGCCGCCGCGGCCGATCCCCGTGCGGGAAGGACGGCTACTTGCCGCCGTCGAGGTCCAGGGCCGGCGGGGCCGGCATGCTGTTGTCCAGGGTGGTGACGGCCTCCCCCGTGGCCGGTTCGCTCGGCATGCTGTTGTCCAGCGTCGTGACGTCCCCGTCCGCCGGCGGCGTGGGCATGCTGTTGTCCTGCGTGGTGGCGTCCGCGTCCTTCTTCGTGTCGCTCATCGACTTGACTTCCTGTGGTCGTAACGAGTCGGCTGCGCCCGTCCGGTAGCTCCCCCGAGGACTACCGGACGGGCGTTCGGAGCCGCACCCTAACCGGTCCGGCCCCTGTCGTACCGCCTGCCCCCCGACGCGACGGTCCGACTGGTTCGAGAGTGGCGGACCCCGATAAACGAATGCTGAACGCCCGGGCGCACCGCCCGGGAGCGGGCCGGCTCAGGCCGTCGACGCGCCGTTCAACAGGGCGCGGATCTCCCCGGCTTCGGCGGCGCCGCACTGCTCGTACAGGCCGAGGGCGTCCTGCCAGCAGGCCTTGGCCCGGTCCGCCTGGCCGAGCGCGGCGAGCGCCCGGCCCAGCAGGGCCACGACGTTCCCCCGCATCCTGTCCCCGCCGACACAGCCCAGCGCGAGGGCCTGCTCGGCGTGCTGGGCGGCCTGCGCGGGACGGGCGGCACCGAGGTGCACCTCGGCCATCCGGAAGTGCGTGTTGCCCACCCAGAGCCGCTGGCGGTGCTCGGTGAAGATGTCCTGGGCGTCGGTGAACTGGCCCAGCGCCTCGGTGTGCCGGCTCGCCTTGGCCAGGGCCAGACCGAGGGCGAAGTGGGCGCTGGCGCGCCGCATGGGCCGGCCCAGCTCCGAGTGGACGGCGAGGCTGTGCCGGGCGATGGACACGGCCGTGGAGACGTTGCCCAGGCCCAGGTAGGCGCGCGAGAGATTGGCGAGCGTGACGGCCTCACCGAGCCGGTTGCCGGCGGCGCGGTGCCCCTCGATCGCCTGGTTGAAGAAGGACTCCCCGTCGGCGTACCGGCTCTGGTGCAGGCAGATCAGGCCCCGGTCGTTGGCGACCCAGCTGACCGCGGTCGCGTCGCCCACCGAGGCCGCCAGCTCCATGGCCCGGTGCGCCTCCTCCGCGGCCTGCTGGATACGGCCGTAGACCAGCAGCACGTTGGTCAGCGTGGTCCGGGCCCGGCCCTCCGCGCGGGCGTCGCCGGAGTCCCGCGCCGCGTCGCACATCGCCCGCGCCGTCGCCTCGTACTGGTGCGAGTTGGCCCCCGACTCGGTGAGGTCCTTGGCCGCCCAGAGGAGGTCCACCGCCCGCCGCAGCCGGCCGGTGCCCGCGGCCTGCTGCACACAGGCCAGCAGGGGCGAGGCCTCGCTGTAGAGCCAGTCCAGGGCCGCGGAGCCGTGGGCGAAGCGCAGCCCCGGGTACTCGGTGAGTTCCAGGTCCTCCACCAGCCGGTCCCCCGGCCGCTCGATCGCGTACACGCCCGCCGCCGTGGCCAGGTAGAAGTCCAGCAGCCGCGAGAGCGCCGCCTCCCGTTCGGTGGGCGGCTGTTCGTCGCGCTCCGCGCACGCACGCGCGTAGAGCCGCACCAGGTCGTGGAAGCGGTAGCGGCCGGGCGCCGCCGACTCCAGCAGGGACGTGTCCACCAGGGACTCCAGTACGTCCTCGGTGTCCTCCGGCGGCAGGTCCAGCACCGCCGCCGCGGCAGCGAGCGAGATGTCCGGTCCGTCCGCCAGCCCCAGCAGGCGGAAGGCGCGGGCCTGCGCCGGCTCCAGCTGCCCGTAGCCCAGCTCGAAGGTGGCCTTCACCGCCAGGTCGCCCGCCTGGAGTTCGTCCAGGCGGCGGCGCTCGTCGGCCAGTTTGGCGGCCAGCACCGAGACCGTCCAGGTGCGGCGGGACGCCAGCCGGGAGGCGGCGATGCGGATCGCCAGCGGCAGGAAACCGCAGGCCGCCACCACGTCCAGCGCGGCCTCGCGCTCCGAGCCCACCCGCTCCTCGCCCACGATCTTCGTGAACAGGGCCAGCGCCTCGTCCGGCGACATCACGTCCAGGTCCACCAGGTGGGCCCCGGCCAGGTCCACCATCCGCACCCGGGAGGTCACCAGGGCCGCGCAGCCCGGCGTCCCGGGCAGCAGGGGGCGTACCTGCGCCGCGTCGCGCGCGTTGTCCAGCAGCACCAGGACCCTGCGGCCGTCCAGCACGGAGCGGTACAGCGCCGCCCGCTCCTCCAGCGAGTCCGGGATCGCCGAGTCCGCCGTGCCCAGGGCGCGCAGGAACGAGCCCAGGACCGTCTCCGGTTCCGCCGAGCGGGCGCGGGCGCCCTGGAGGTCGACGTACAGCTGCCCATCGGGGAAGGCGGTCCGTGCCTGGTGGGCCACGTGCACCGCGAGGGTCGTCTTGCCGACGCCGCCGATGCCGGCCAGCGCGGAGACCGCCATCACCTGCCCCTCGGAGCCGGACGACGACGCGAGCACCTCGCTCAGCTCCCGCACGAAGGACGCCCGCCCCGTGAAGTCCGGCACCGTCGCCGGGAGTTGCGCCGGGCGGACCGGGGCCGCCACCGGCTCCGCCATCGGCGCGGAGGGTTCCGCCAGACCCGGGTCGGCCCGCAGGATGCGCTGCTGGAGCTCCTGGAGCCCGGGGCGCGGGTCCACGCCCAGCTCGTCGGCGAGCAGGCGGCGGGTGTCCGCGTACACCGCCAGGGCCTCCGCCTGGCGGCCGCTGCGGTACAGGGCCAGCATCAGCAGCTCGCGCAGCCGCTCCCGCAGGGGGTGCGCGGCCGTCAGCGCCGTCAGCTCCGACACCGCCTCCGCGTGGCAGCCCTGCTCCAGGTCCATGTCCAGGCGCGTCTCGACGAGTTGGAGGCGCCACTCCTCCAGCCGGACCCGCTGCGCCTCCGCGTACGGCCCCGGCACCCCGGCCAGGGTCTCGCCGTCCCACTGGGACAGCGCCCGGTTCAGCACGTCGCGCGCGTGGCACAGGTCGCCGGTGTTGCGCGCCTTCTCCGCCTCCGCCGCCCACTCCTGCGCGACCGCGAGGTCCAGCGCCCCCTCGCCGAGCCCGCGCACCGCGTAGCCGCCGGACTCGCTGACCAGCACGCCCGGGTCGAGCACCTTCCGCAGCCGCGAGGCGTACGTGCGGACCGCCGCCAGCGCCTGCGACGGCGGCTCGTCGCCCCACAGCGCGTCGATCAGCTCGGCGGCCGTCGCCGTACGGCCCTCGCGCAGCAAGAGGGCGGCGAGCAGCGCGCGTTGCTGTGGGCTGCCGGTGGCGACCGGTTCGTCGCCGCGCCAGGCTCGCACCGGGCCGAGCACGCCGAAGCGCAGCGCCCGCGGCTCCGAGGAGCCGGGACGCCGCTGCTCCGGTACCCGCGGCACACCGTCCATGCAGTCCCCCTATGCATCCTCAGCAACCAGGCCAGTTTGCCTTCTTCCGGGCGGGTGCGTCAGCCGTGCGAGACGGCGATCACATGGGGCGCGGCGGCCCGCCACCGAGCCCACACATCTTCGCCCTCAGCCGTCCAGATCCACCCGCACCGTCAGCAGCCCCGCGCCGAACGCCCGCACGGCGGCGCTGTTGAGGCGGGGCAGGGCGCGCAGCCGGGCGAGGGGATCGTCGTCGGGCAGGAGACGGGCGGTGCCGGTGTGCCAGCGGCCCCGGACGCGCACCCGTACCCGGGGGTCCGCCTGGATGTTGCGGACGTACTGCGACCGTGCGCCGAACTCCGACACCAGCCAGAACGCGTCCCCGACCCGGCGCCCGCCCACGGGGGTGCGGCGGGGCAGGCCCGAGACCCGGCCGGTGGTCTCCAGCAGGGTCTGGAACGGCAGCCGGCGCAGGACCGGGTTCCCGATCCGGCGCTGGAAGGCCGTGACGGCCCGGTACTTGCGTTCGGCGCGAGAGGTCATCGTGCGACGAGCCTACCGGCGGCCCGGGAGGGACGGGCCTCCCGGCGGCCCAGGAAAATCGGGTTGGTGAAGGCCGCCAGGGCGCCGGGCAGCGGGCCGAGGGCCGTCTCGTGCCGCAGCTCGGCGCGTACGTAGGCGGCGTACGACGCGGTGGTGCGCCACTCCACCACCCCCGCCCCGGACACCGGCAGCGGGGCGCCGGTGTGCAGCACGCCCTGGTCGGTCACCAGGCGGACGGTGCAGCGCGGGGCGCCGCTGACCTCCAGGCGGACGGTGACCGGGATGTCGTGGTCCACCCGCAGCCGCTCGCCGATCCCGGCGTGTTCGGCCCGCCCGCCGGAGGCGGTGAAGCGGAGGGAGACGTGCTGGGACTCGGCGACGTAGGAACGCCCCGCGCGGATGCCGTCCTGGATGGCCTCACGGGTCAGGTCGTCGGCGAGGACCACGGTCTGCGGGCGGCCGACGACGTCCGGGTCGCGGTGGGCGTCGCTGCCGCCCATCGCCGGGATCCAGTCCCGCCCCTCCCGCACGGACGCGGCCAGCATGCCGTCCCAGTCGGCGAGCGCCACCTCGTCGTCGGGCGTCCAGGGGCCGTTCCACACCTCCACGGCGTCCGCCTCGCCGAACCCGAACTTCCAGGCGCAGCCGATGCAGGTGGCGTGAGGGTGGGCGGGGACGACCAGGCCCCCGGCGCGCCGGATCTGCCGGGCGAACCGGCCGAAGCGGTTGTCGCGGGCGCGGTAGCGCCAGTCGACGAAGGTGCCGGGGTCCGTGCCGACCGCCACCACGTGACCGTTGCGGGTGGTGACCTCCTCGCCGAGCAGCACCAGCAGGTCGTCCCCGGCGGCGTCGGCCCAGTGGGCGTGCGCGGAGTGCGTGTTGTGCTCGGAGCTGTTGATGAAGTCCAGCCCGGCCGCGCGGGCGAGCGCGGCGATCTCGGCGGGCGTGCGGCGGCCGTCGGAGTACCAGGAGTGCAGATGGCAGTCGCCCCGGTACCAGGCCCGCCCGCGCCCCCTGGCCCGCTCCGGCGGGTACACCGGCCGCACCGCCTCACCGGGCTCCCCGTAGGTCAGCGTCACGGTGATCTCGTACGACAGTCCCTGCGGGGCCACGGTGTAGGGGCCGAGCGCAATGTGCCAGGTGCCCTCGCGGACGGGGCCGGGGAGGTAGCCGGGGGTGGCGTCGTCGGCGCGCAGGAAGAACTCCGTGCGCGCCCCGCCGGACCAGCCCCGGAAGCCCCGGCCGCCCAGTGCGGTGCCGCGTTCGTCGAAGATGCCGATGTCGAGGGCGTTGCCGGTGGTGCCGGCCGGCACGGCCGGTCTGTCGTAGGAGTAGGCGACCCTGATCTCGCGGACCCCGTCCGGCACTTCGACGGGGACGTACACGAAGTCGGGGGCGCCCGGCGGGAGGGTGCCGCGCACCGTCCTCGTCTCCCGGCCGTCGCGGTCCGCCGCGGAAGCGAAGTTCACGCTTCCCAACGTAAGCGCGGCGGCGGCGCCCGTCAGGAAGACGGCGCGCCGTCCCATCCCGCTGTGGTGCTCCTCGCACATGCTGCTGCTCCCAGGGTGTCGGTGATGACAGGGCGTGGGTGGTGCGGGGTGGTGCGGTGCAACCTTTGTATGGAGGGGTGAACTGCCGTGCAAGGGAAGGGAAAGCGCAGCCGCCGCCGGTCCGCCGCGTGGTGGCGGCCGCGACCCGACCGCGCCGATGCCGACCGGTCGGTATGGACAGATGGGGCGCGCGCCGGTATGGATGAGGTGTCGCCGTCGGTGGGCGTCGTCGGCACCGGTGCCCCTCGCCGGTGACGGCGGGACGCCGGCGGGCCCGACGAGTCGTCGTCCGTGCACGAAAGGCCGCCCATGCGTATCGCCGTCACGATCTTCCTCACCGACGAGACGATCACCCCCACCCGGCTCGCCCGCGAGCTGGAGCAGCGCGGCTTCGCCGGGCTGTACCTGCCCGAGCACACGCACATCCCCGTCGAGCGGACCACCCCGTACCCGGCGGGCGGTGACCTGCCCCGCGAGTACGGCCGCACCCTGGACCCCTTCGTCGCGCTCGGGCAGGCGGCGGCCGTCACCGAGCGGCTCGGCGTCGGCACCGGCATCACCCTCGCCGCACAGCACGACCCGATCGACCTGGCCAAGCAGGCCGCCACCCTGGACCACCTCTCCGGCGGCCGCTTCACGCTCGGGCTGGGCTTCGGCTGGAACGTCGAGGAGGCCGCCGACCACGGAGTGCAGTGGCGCACCCGACGGGAACTGGTCCGGGACCGCATGGCCCTGATGCGGGCCCTGTGGGCGGAGGAACCCACCGCGTACGAGGGGGAGTTCGGCGGCGTACGGGCCAGTTTCGCGCACCCCAAGCCGGTGCAGAAGCCGCGCGGCCCGGTCACCGGCCCGCGCACCCTGGTCGGCGGGGCGGCCGGCCCGAAGCTGTTCGCGCACATCTGCGAGTACGCCGACGGCTGGCTGCCCATCGGCGGGCGCGGCCTGTCGGAGTCGCTGCCCGTGCTGCGCACCGCCTGGGCCGACGCGGGCCGCGACCCCGGCGCCCTCCAGGTCGTCCCCTACGCCGTCCGCCCCAGCGC is a window from the Streptomyces capillispiralis genome containing:
- a CDS encoding TetR family transcriptional regulator, with protein sequence MTGQVRTVDGRVAGRRGQATRQKLLDCLSEMLGSSPYRDVKVIDVARRAGTSPATFYQYFPDVEGAVLEIAEQMAAEGAGLAGLMEGRSWAGKAGWQTAQEVVDGFLEFWRKNDAILRVVDLGAAEGDKRFSRLRTKILSSVNSSLADAVTELQSKGRVDKDVNPAAIAGSLVAMLAAVASHQKAVSSWGVKQAELKPSLALLVHLGVTGRKPSK
- a CDS encoding VOC family protein — translated: MAENRASQYSAPEYPEGTPCWVDAQLPDVGAGRRFYGELFGWTFEDQPQGTVRALRDGEPVASLARKTDGRLPTVWTVSFATPDAEALCRRIRAGGGQVVSPPAPFGDLGVTALVTDPEGAVFSLWQAGRTPGFGRRHEPGTFAWVQLYTRDTETANTFYGGLFHDALFGPDADPDFGRAPVGEVFAAEMPPHFLVHFAAEDLGAGLREVTRLGGRVQVPPFETSYGTAAVVTDNQGASFALLRR
- a CDS encoding serine/threonine-protein kinase, whose product is MVDQLTQHDPRRIGPFEVLGRLGAGGMGLVYLARSASGRRVAIKTVRTELAEDQLFRVRFTREVEAARAVSGFYTAAVVDADPRAAVPWLATAYVPAPSLEEIVNECGPLPAQAVRWLAAGVAEALQSIHGAGLVHRDLKPSNVLVVEDGPRVIDFGIASGVSNTRLTMTNVAVGTPAYMSPEQAKDSRSVTGASDVFSLGSMLVFAATGHPPFHGANPVETVFMLLREGPDLDGLPDELRPLIEACMQMEATARPNPADLQAQLAPHLFGSGSDDSGTASAWLPERAVSLIEARRGGRPAARPAGAGRSAGGARPHVPPPPRHDPVVPPPPPSPPAPVGSPDTGPVRLAGAMVPIGPGPRVADTRAAAVKAPPATAALAATWSKPRPGVNGADPAVPAPAAPPEQPGGWRPWRFRMSNDVWGTPSVDGDLVYVTSFEVHALDVATGRRRFKTRDVAWSMAVADGRIHASDGPTLFALDAREGGDLWRLSTDAWVYSLKAERGTVVTGTRGGGVQGWEASTGQKLWEVTGCQTDFESPEAGPALHDGTVYVWQDARLRALDARTGDERWSYPIGDAASCGGVPVRVTHAPDGHAYVCAGTRVLALDIAGGHVRWHFEAPAVFLAPPAFVPGPAVTGGGVYLADYLGTVYALDATDGRDRWRIATEARSSAEPVLVAAGHVHVGSGKGLYTLDAVTGTPKWRFQSGGDIVGAPAVAEGRIHFGSSDHLLYTLKADDGRLRWKLATGGEITGSPVVRDGVVYACSKDRCVYALDAEKGTGTARTA
- a CDS encoding AfsR/SARP family transcriptional regulator, producing MDGVPRVPEQRRPGSSEPRALRFGVLGPVRAWRGDEPVATGSPQQRALLAALLLREGRTATAAELIDALWGDEPPSQALAAVRTYASRLRKVLDPGVLVSESGGYAVRGLGEGALDLAVAQEWAAEAEKARNTGDLCHARDVLNRALSQWDGETLAGVPGPYAEAQRVRLEEWRLQLVETRLDMDLEQGCHAEAVSELTALTAAHPLRERLRELLMLALYRSGRQAEALAVYADTRRLLADELGVDPRPGLQELQQRILRADPGLAEPSAPMAEPVAAPVRPAQLPATVPDFTGRASFVRELSEVLASSSGSEGQVMAVSALAGIGGVGKTTLAVHVAHQARTAFPDGQLYVDLQGARARSAEPETVLGSFLRALGTADSAIPDSLEERAALYRSVLDGRRVLVLLDNARDAAQVRPLLPGTPGCAALVTSRVRMVDLAGAHLVDLDVMSPDEALALFTKIVGEERVGSEREAALDVVAACGFLPLAIRIAASRLASRRTWTVSVLAAKLADERRRLDELQAGDLAVKATFELGYGQLEPAQARAFRLLGLADGPDISLAAAAAVLDLPPEDTEDVLESLVDTSLLESAAPGRYRFHDLVRLYARACAERDEQPPTEREAALSRLLDFYLATAAGVYAIERPGDRLVEDLELTEYPGLRFAHGSAALDWLYSEASPLLACVQQAAGTGRLRRAVDLLWAAKDLTESGANSHQYEATARAMCDAARDSGDARAEGRARTTLTNVLLVYGRIQQAAEEAHRAMELAASVGDATAVSWVANDRGLICLHQSRYADGESFFNQAIEGHRAAGNRLGEAVTLANLSRAYLGLGNVSTAVSIARHSLAVHSELGRPMRRASAHFALGLALAKASRHTEALGQFTDAQDIFTEHRQRLWVGNTHFRMAEVHLGAARPAQAAQHAEQALALGCVGGDRMRGNVVALLGRALAALGQADRAKACWQDALGLYEQCGAAEAGEIRALLNGASTA
- a CDS encoding nitroreductase/quinone reductase family protein: MTSRAERKYRAVTAFQRRIGNPVLRRLPFQTLLETTGRVSGLPRRTPVGGRRVGDAFWLVSEFGARSQYVRNIQADPRVRVRVRGRWHTGTARLLPDDDPLARLRALPRLNSAAVRAFGAGLLTVRVDLDG
- a CDS encoding CehA/McbA family metallohydrolase, whose amino-acid sequence is MCEEHHSGMGRRAVFLTGAAAALTLGSVNFASAADRDGRETRTVRGTLPPGAPDFVYVPVEVPDGVREIRVAYSYDRPAVPAGTTGNALDIGIFDERGTALGGRGFRGWSGGARTEFFLRADDATPGYLPGPVREGTWHIALGPYTVAPQGLSYEITVTLTYGEPGEAVRPVYPPERARGRGRAWYRGDCHLHSWYSDGRRTPAEIAALARAAGLDFINSSEHNTHSAHAHWADAAGDDLLVLLGEEVTTRNGHVVAVGTDPGTFVDWRYRARDNRFGRFARQIRRAGGLVVPAHPHATCIGCAWKFGFGEADAVEVWNGPWTPDDEVALADWDGMLAASVREGRDWIPAMGGSDAHRDPDVVGRPQTVVLADDLTREAIQDGIRAGRSYVAESQHVSLRFTASGGRAEHAGIGERLRVDHDIPVTVRLEVSGAPRCTVRLVTDQGVLHTGAPLPVSGAGVVEWRTTASYAAYVRAELRHETALGPLPGALAAFTNPIFLGRREARPSRAAGRLVAR
- a CDS encoding LLM class F420-dependent oxidoreductase produces the protein MRIAVTIFLTDETITPTRLARELEQRGFAGLYLPEHTHIPVERTTPYPAGGDLPREYGRTLDPFVALGQAAAVTERLGVGTGITLAAQHDPIDLAKQAATLDHLSGGRFTLGLGFGWNVEEAADHGVQWRTRRELVRDRMALMRALWAEEPTAYEGEFGGVRASFAHPKPVQKPRGPVTGPRTLVGGAAGPKLFAHICEYADGWLPIGGRGLSESLPVLRTAWADAGRDPGALQVVPYAVRPSAGKLAHFADLGIEEVVAQLPPEGEAGVLRALDALQPFVDGNGA